Proteins co-encoded in one Candidatus Moraniibacteriota bacterium genomic window:
- the infB gene encoding translation initiation factor IF-2 produces MEQSEKKIIKIPASITVKKFSELLDLPVSQIITELLKNKILATINEEIDFDTATIIAQDLGFETEVDLEISDNKAIDVEKLVDICKKEKESGKNLRPRPPIVTILGHVDHGKTTLLDTIRKASVAAREAGGITQHISAYQVKKKGKIITFVDTPGHEAFSGMRERGVSIADIAVLVVAADDGVRPQTKEVIEYLKDKKIPTVVAINKIDKPEANPQRVKQELAENGILIEQWGGDIISVNVSAKENIGIDELLDSILLVAEVEDFKSDDKRNGLAIVLESNLDPQKGPVATVLIKTGTLKVGQDVTAGTTYGRIRKMEDFTGKSLASASPSTPVTIMGLNSNPNTNDVLQVVDGKSLARIKSKEFSEGIIGQKEKNVLQKMTRIIESDEKQKLNLIIKSDVQGSLEAIEQILSTIKVEEIKINLIETGVGNITESDIKMGAPSKAFVLGFNVETTPVAKRLAEMNDMKIKTFKIIYELVEEVKRMIIEMLPPEIVRTDIGTVSILAVFKTGKHDMIVGGRVNDGKIIKGALIEVKREGEIIGKGKLEGLQQNKNVTNEVGKGNECGIVFQGNIKIKEGDTLIAYAEEEKTRTI; encoded by the coding sequence ATGGAACAATCAGAGAAAAAAATAATAAAGATTCCAGCAAGTATTACTGTTAAAAAGTTCAGTGAGCTTTTAGACTTGCCTGTTTCTCAAATAATTACAGAACTTTTAAAAAATAAAATTCTAGCTACTATAAATGAAGAGATTGATTTCGATACCGCAACTATTATTGCTCAGGATCTAGGATTTGAAACTGAAGTTGACCTAGAAATTTCTGACAACAAAGCAATAGATGTTGAAAAGCTTGTAGATATATGCAAAAAAGAAAAGGAGTCAGGAAAAAATCTCAGACCACGCCCTCCAATCGTAACTATTTTAGGACACGTAGATCATGGGAAGACAACCCTACTTGATACCATTCGTAAAGCCAGTGTTGCAGCCAGGGAAGCGGGTGGTATTACTCAGCATATAAGTGCTTACCAGGTCAAAAAAAAGGGCAAAATAATAACTTTTGTGGATACTCCCGGCCATGAAGCATTTTCTGGAATGAGAGAAAGAGGAGTAAGCATCGCGGATATAGCAGTTTTAGTTGTCGCTGCAGATGATGGAGTAAGACCGCAAACAAAGGAAGTCATTGAATACTTAAAGGACAAGAAAATACCTACGGTTGTGGCTATAAATAAAATAGATAAGCCAGAGGCAAATCCACAACGCGTAAAACAGGAATTAGCTGAAAATGGAATTCTCATTGAACAATGGGGCGGGGATATCATCAGCGTAAATGTAAGTGCAAAAGAAAACATAGGGATTGATGAATTGCTTGATTCGATTTTACTTGTAGCTGAAGTTGAAGATTTCAAATCGGATGATAAACGCAATGGATTGGCTATTGTGCTAGAATCTAACCTTGACCCCCAGAAAGGACCTGTAGCCACTGTTCTTATCAAGACAGGAACATTAAAAGTTGGTCAAGATGTAACAGCTGGAACGACTTATGGACGCATAAGAAAAATGGAAGATTTCACAGGAAAAAGTCTTGCAAGTGCTTCTCCATCAACACCAGTAACAATAATGGGTCTTAATAGCAATCCCAACACCAACGATGTCCTTCAGGTTGTTGATGGAAAATCTCTTGCGCGCATCAAATCAAAAGAATTTTCAGAAGGAATAATTGGACAGAAAGAAAAGAATGTTTTGCAAAAAATGACACGCATTATAGAAAGTGATGAAAAACAAAAATTAAACCTGATCATTAAATCAGACGTTCAGGGCTCCCTCGAAGCAATTGAACAAATTCTCTCAACTATAAAAGTCGAGGAAATAAAAATAAATCTTATTGAAACAGGAGTTGGAAATATAACCGAATCAGACATAAAAATGGGAGCTCCGTCTAAGGCTTTTGTGCTTGGTTTCAATGTTGAAACAACTCCCGTTGCTAAACGCTTGGCTGAAATGAATGACATGAAAATAAAAACATTTAAAATAATCTATGAGCTGGTAGAAGAGGTTAAAAGGATGATTATTGAAATGCTACCGCCAGAAATAGTCCGCACAGACATTGGTACAGTCAGCATATTAGCTGTTTTTAAAACAGGAAAACATGACATGATTGTCGGAGGAAGAGTTAATGATGGAAAAATAATCAAGGGAGCTTTGATCGAAGTGAAAAGGGAAGGTGAAATTATAGGCAAGGGAAAGCTTGAAGGTTTACAACAAAATAAAAATGTTACTAATGAGGTAGGCAAAGGCAATGAATGTGGAATAGTTTTTCAGGGGAATATCAAGATAAAAGAAGGGGACACATTGATAGCCTATGCTGAGGAAGAAAAAACTAGAACAATTTAG
- a CDS encoding DUF4446 family protein, producing the protein MILTPQILTIISVSGAFLALLSLIFVIIALIKIRKTNKNLEIFFSGKQAKDLESILLSQTKEISTLDKEIQELFEISNKLYALGQKSIHKIGIIRFNPFKDIGGDQSFALALLDGKNSGIVISSLHTREGTRIYSKPIIKGDSEKYKLTEEEKQAIKTATALKPIKM; encoded by the coding sequence ATGATACTAACGCCACAAATTTTAACTATTATTTCTGTTTCCGGAGCTTTTTTGGCTTTATTAAGCTTAATATTTGTTATTATAGCACTTATCAAAATTAGAAAAACGAATAAAAATCTCGAAATATTTTTTTCAGGAAAACAGGCAAAAGACCTTGAGTCTATTTTATTATCTCAAACAAAAGAAATTTCCACACTAGACAAAGAAATTCAGGAGTTGTTTGAAATTTCAAATAAATTATACGCCTTGGGACAAAAAAGCATACATAAAATTGGAATTATACGCTTTAACCCATTCAAGGATATCGGCGGGGACCAGAGTTTCGCTTTAGCCCTGTTAGACGGAAAAAATTCAGGCATCGTAATTTCTTCTCTGCATACTAGGGAAGGCACACGTATCTATTCAAAACCCATAATAAAAGGTGATTCAGAAAAGTATAAACTAACTGAAGAAGAAAAGCAGGCTATAAAAACAGCTACAGCATTAAAACCTATAAAAATGTAA
- a CDS encoding class I SAM-dependent methyltransferase, whose amino-acid sequence MEYNKNELGKFLDPGAIVKQLEIKRGSIVADFGCGPGYFSIPFAKIIGEDGKVYALDVLPQALEAVAAKAKNYGINNIITSRVNLEKENGSKMEANSLDWVILKDMLFQNQKKDIIIKEAYRVLKNNGQIMVVEWNQNDSTVGPESELRIAENDLKKMFSDHGFLIGKNINAGDFHYAFVAIKK is encoded by the coding sequence ATGGAATATAATAAAAATGAGTTAGGAAAATTTCTTGATCCTGGTGCGATTGTAAAACAGTTAGAAATAAAACGGGGCAGTATAGTAGCTGACTTTGGATGTGGTCCTGGATATTTTTCAATACCCTTTGCAAAAATAATAGGAGAAGATGGAAAAGTTTATGCGTTGGATGTTCTGCCTCAAGCATTGGAGGCTGTTGCGGCTAAGGCGAAAAATTACGGAATTAACAATATTATAACCAGTCGCGTTAACCTGGAAAAAGAAAACGGATCGAAAATGGAAGCTAATTCTCTAGATTGGGTTATTTTGAAAGATATGTTATTTCAAAATCAAAAAAAGGATATAATTATAAAAGAAGCATACAGAGTTCTTAAAAATAATGGTCAAATAATGGTGGTTGAATGGAACCAGAATGACTCAACTGTTGGTCCTGAATCTGAATTAAGGATTGCTGAAAATGATTTGAAAAAAATGTTTTCAGATCATGGATTTTTAATAGGCAAAAACATTAATGCGGGAGATTTTCATTATGCATTTGTTGCAATAAAAAAATAA
- a CDS encoding extracellular solute-binding protein, producing MEIIKKYKKNKMKIVMAFLSFAMIPFFSGCGSSSSAGYLVPLEIWGPLDDSLVYSDIVDQYKKINPYAGEIKYKKFSQDTYRDELIDALASGQGPDIFMINNSWFPYFENKTYPAPAHLVSEIDVQNNFPDVVSSDFVSNKKVYAVPLSIDSLQMYYNKDMFNAAGISYPPRTWDEFKEDVRILVSIDNSGNIVRSGAAIGTAKNVNRFSDIFSMLLLQNGVKMPMKNGDAINFDEGIVGPDGKVIKAGEKSLEMYTQFARINNPDGTTNPFYTWNSQQDNSIEAFASGSTAMMLNYSWQNDGIKNKNSKLNYSIAPVPQVDPNKPITIANYWGYAVSLNKIPTNTSRNSAQKTAVVSNDVRAHEAWQFLKFLTLKNSGKVTLYNANTKNSKDFAVNFDPANNYLERTKKPAARRDIIESQKADALLGTFATGNLIAKNWYKKDANAVESVFLEMINSVNSGKALDESLSIAKNRINQMPIN from the coding sequence ATGGAAATAATAAAAAAATACAAAAAAAATAAAATGAAAATAGTAATGGCTTTTCTTTCTTTTGCTATGATACCATTTTTTTCCGGCTGCGGGAGTTCTTCGTCAGCCGGATATCTAGTTCCACTTGAAATATGGGGACCACTCGATGATTCATTGGTATATAGTGATATTGTAGACCAATATAAAAAAATAAATCCATATGCCGGTGAAATAAAATATAAAAAATTTAGCCAAGATACCTATAGAGACGAACTTATTGATGCACTTGCCAGCGGGCAAGGCCCCGATATATTCATGATAAACAACTCATGGTTTCCGTATTTTGAGAATAAAACATACCCTGCGCCAGCGCATCTTGTTAGTGAAATTGATGTGCAAAACAATTTTCCCGATGTCGTTTCCTCGGATTTTGTAAGTAACAAGAAAGTATATGCAGTTCCGCTAAGCATAGATTCTCTGCAGATGTATTATAATAAGGATATGTTTAATGCAGCAGGTATTTCTTATCCGCCTAGAACTTGGGATGAATTTAAAGAAGATGTTCGTATTCTTGTATCAATAGACAATAGCGGAAACATAGTCAGATCGGGAGCGGCAATTGGAACCGCTAAGAATGTAAACAGATTTTCAGATATTTTCAGTATGTTGCTATTACAGAATGGGGTCAAAATGCCCATGAAAAATGGTGATGCAATAAATTTTGATGAAGGAATAGTTGGGCCTGATGGAAAAGTTATAAAAGCAGGAGAAAAATCACTAGAAATGTATACACAATTTGCAAGAATAAATAATCCTGACGGTACAACAAATCCTTTTTATACATGGAATTCACAGCAGGATAATTCGATAGAAGCATTCGCTTCTGGATCAACAGCCATGATGCTTAACTACTCATGGCAGAATGACGGAATCAAGAATAAAAATTCCAAATTGAACTACTCGATAGCTCCTGTTCCGCAGGTAGATCCAAACAAGCCCATTACAATAGCAAATTACTGGGGATATGCAGTTTCTTTGAATAAAATACCTACCAATACATCTAGAAATAGTGCGCAAAAAACAGCAGTTGTTTCTAATGATGTGCGCGCTCATGAAGCATGGCAATTCTTGAAATTTTTGACTCTAAAAAATTCAGGTAAAGTTACGCTCTATAATGCAAACACAAAAAACAGCAAAGACTTCGCAGTAAATTTTGATCCAGCAAATAATTATCTGGAGAGAACTAAAAAACCTGCCGCGCGTCGTGATATAATTGAATCACAAAAAGCAGATGCGTTGCTTGGAACTTTTGCAACCGGAAACCTTATAGCAAAAAATTGGTACAAAAAAGACGCAAATGCTGTAGAATCGGTTTTTTTGGAGATGATAAATTCAGTTAACAGCGGCAAGGCTCTGGATGAAAGTTTATCCATAGCGAAGAATAGAATAAATCAAATGCCAATCAATTAA
- a CDS encoding pilin — protein sequence MIRNKTKTMGKILFICITFVFALFLLFSPVAHAAIITCGATSDDMCTLCDMVAGFNTIIQYLMKISIGVALLAISIGGILYVVSAGEPGAVETAKKAIKNGIIGFVIVFSAFIIIGTVISYLGVQEGMGIRSGVTWGTFDCTAAGVR from the coding sequence ATGATCAGAAATAAAACAAAAACTATGGGTAAAATATTATTTATTTGCATAACTTTTGTTTTTGCACTTTTTCTTTTGTTTTCACCTGTTGCACATGCAGCTATTATTACTTGCGGAGCAACCTCAGATGACATGTGCACTTTGTGTGATATGGTTGCAGGATTCAATACTATTATCCAGTATCTAATGAAAATTTCAATCGGTGTTGCGCTGCTGGCCATATCCATAGGAGGGATTTTGTATGTTGTTTCTGCCGGTGAACCTGGAGCTGTTGAAACGGCAAAAAAAGCAATCAAAAACGGAATCATCGGATTTGTTATTGTTTTTTCAGCCTTTATTATAATCGGTACAGTGATAAGTTATTTAGGAGTACAGGAAGGAATGGGAATACGTTCAGGAGTAACCTGGGGGACATTTGACTGTACAGCAGCAGGTGTTCGATAG
- a CDS encoding pilin, whose translation MIKFKKNKLFLMAVFVFLAMIFLNPVNVFAEDAVVNFTNPLGDITTLEGLVSNLLSAVQKIIVSLALVFIVVGAIMVLVSAGSPETVEKGKKAITMAIVGLTIGIAAPSILKEIANAVGWNCPEGATDCGTLTDALNFSDIALNVLSFLLGIAGILAMIMLVIGGIMYLTSAGDEERVEQGKKTFKYSVIGIIVIMSSMIIVRQIANLFL comes from the coding sequence ATGATAAAATTTAAAAAAAATAAACTATTTTTAATGGCCGTTTTTGTTTTTTTGGCAATGATTTTTTTAAACCCCGTTAACGTATTTGCAGAAGATGCGGTAGTGAACTTTACTAACCCTCTAGGAGATATTACTACTCTAGAAGGACTTGTATCTAATTTACTGTCAGCCGTTCAAAAAATAATAGTCTCATTGGCTTTGGTTTTTATTGTGGTGGGTGCGATAATGGTCCTTGTTTCAGCGGGAAGTCCGGAAACTGTGGAAAAAGGGAAAAAAGCTATTACTATGGCAATAGTAGGTCTCACAATTGGAATTGCAGCCCCATCGATATTAAAAGAAATCGCGAATGCTGTCGGTTGGAATTGTCCTGAAGGAGCTACAGATTGTGGAACTCTTACTGATGCACTTAATTTTTCCGATATTGCACTAAATGTTCTTAGTTTTCTTTTAGGTATAGCGGGAATACTAGCCATGATAATGCTGGTCATTGGAGGTATCATGTATTTGACTTCTGCTGGAGATGAAGAAAGAGTAGAGCAGGGCAAGAAAACATTCAAGTATTCCGTAATCGGAATCATAGTCATTATGAGTTCCATGATAATAGTAAGACAAATTGCTAATCTTTTTTTATAA
- a CDS encoding PrgI family protein, which translates to MLINVPQYIDVEDKIAGPLTAKQLGWVIGLGITLLVMWNMLPKVLFFIIGIPLSIAFLAFAFYKPYGQPLGNFVIFGILYFFRPKIYFWQRTPQKNIPSKQKTKTEESRPPEKKLDTESIMDLARVMDSGGSERNERIEELLKNVPIKKK; encoded by the coding sequence ATGCTTATAAATGTTCCACAATATATAGATGTCGAAGATAAAATTGCAGGTCCGCTCACAGCTAAGCAGCTGGGGTGGGTTATAGGGCTAGGCATTACTCTTTTGGTAATGTGGAATATGTTGCCTAAGGTTTTGTTTTTTATTATAGGCATACCACTGTCCATTGCATTTTTAGCCTTTGCTTTTTACAAGCCATATGGTCAGCCACTGGGTAATTTTGTCATTTTTGGGATACTATATTTTTTCCGTCCAAAAATATATTTCTGGCAAAGAACTCCTCAGAAAAATATTCCCAGCAAGCAAAAAACAAAAACTGAAGAGTCCCGTCCGCCAGAAAAAAAACTTGATACTGAATCAATAATGGATTTAGCAAGGGTCATGGACAGCGGTGGTTCTGAACGCAATGAAAGGATAGAAGAACTTTTAAAAAACGTTCCAATTAAAAAGAAATAA
- a CDS encoding ATP-binding protein, with the protein MLGINKKNDKKQTVKRDPILESEELYQRGVATIKDLIAPSAMKVSSNYLQIGETFARTVFVVAYPRYLHTNWFSPIINIDFSMDTAMFIHPIDTVEILKTLRKTSTQVQSQIHMEEQSGKIRNPILETAIEDIEDLRDKLQQGTEKFFRFGLYMTLYANNLEELEKIHLQIEALLEAQMVYIKPAVLKAEQGFSSTLPLGNDEIDIANNLNTAPLSTTFPFVSSDLSSNEGILYGINRHNNSLILFDRFQMENANMVVFSKSGGGKSYTVKLEIFRSLMVGTNVVVIDPENEYKYLCETVGGTFIKLSLNSPYHLNPFDLPKIGDEEDPEDVLRSNIASLIGLLHLMLGNVTPEEDSILDIAIRETYAMRDITARSNFKALNSSSFPTMSDLYAVIRNSEGGESIAKRLEKYTEGIFAGVLNHTTNVQVDNQMVVFNIRDLEEQLRPIAMYTVLQFIWNEMRSSLKKRIVVVDEAWVMMQNDDAASFLFGIAKRCRKYYTGLTTITQDIADFMTSRYGKPVVTNSSLQLLLRQSPAAIETISDTFFLTDQEKFLLLESGVGEGILFAGAKHVAIKVIASYPEDQIITSDPRQLIEIEQAKKELEEDE; encoded by the coding sequence ATGCTTGGAATAAACAAAAAAAATGACAAAAAACAAACTGTAAAAAGGGATCCGATTTTAGAAAGTGAGGAATTATATCAGCGTGGTGTTGCAACTATAAAAGATCTTATCGCCCCTTCTGCAATGAAGGTAAGTTCAAATTACTTGCAAATAGGCGAAACGTTTGCCAGAACCGTTTTTGTTGTTGCCTATCCTAGATATTTGCATACAAACTGGTTTTCTCCGATTATAAACATTGATTTTTCCATGGATACTGCGATGTTTATACATCCTATTGATACAGTTGAAATATTAAAAACCCTCAGGAAAACATCAACCCAAGTGCAATCGCAGATTCACATGGAAGAACAGTCGGGAAAAATCCGAAATCCAATTTTGGAAACAGCCATTGAAGATATAGAAGATTTGCGCGATAAGCTCCAGCAAGGAACTGAAAAATTTTTCCGCTTCGGGCTCTACATGACTTTATATGCAAATAATTTGGAAGAACTTGAAAAAATACATTTGCAAATAGAAGCACTTCTCGAGGCGCAAATGGTTTACATCAAGCCAGCGGTGTTAAAAGCTGAACAAGGTTTTTCCTCTACTTTGCCATTGGGAAATGATGAAATAGATATTGCTAATAATCTCAATACAGCACCACTTTCTACGACATTTCCTTTTGTATCTTCAGATCTTTCATCTAATGAGGGTATTCTTTATGGGATTAATCGACACAATAACAGCCTTATTCTTTTTGACAGATTCCAAATGGAAAATGCCAATATGGTAGTTTTTTCTAAATCTGGCGGAGGGAAAAGCTATACTGTGAAACTCGAAATATTCCGTTCGCTGATGGTTGGAACCAATGTTGTTGTCATTGATCCAGAAAATGAGTACAAATATTTGTGTGAAACAGTAGGGGGAACTTTCATAAAACTTTCACTTAATTCTCCATATCATTTGAATCCATTCGATCTTCCTAAAATTGGCGATGAAGAAGATCCTGAAGATGTTCTTAGGAGCAACATAGCCAGTCTTATAGGACTGCTTCATCTTATGCTTGGCAATGTAACTCCCGAAGAAGATTCAATTCTGGATATAGCTATTCGTGAAACATATGCGATGCGTGATATTACTGCCCGAAGCAATTTTAAGGCTCTTAATTCATCTTCTTTTCCGACCATGTCGGACCTTTATGCTGTTATTCGAAATTCAGAAGGCGGAGAATCAATAGCAAAAAGATTGGAAAAATACACAGAGGGTATTTTTGCTGGGGTGCTTAATCATACAACAAATGTACAGGTTGATAATCAAATGGTTGTCTTTAATATACGCGATCTTGAAGAACAGCTTAGGCCCATTGCCATGTATACAGTCTTGCAGTTTATCTGGAATGAAATGCGGTCTTCACTTAAAAAAAGAATTGTAGTTGTGGATGAAGCTTGGGTTATGATGCAAAATGATGATGCAGCATCTTTTTTATTTGGTATTGCAAAGCGTTGCAGAAAATATTATACAGGCTTAACAACAATAACTCAGGACATAGCAGATTTTATGACCTCGCGCTATGGAAAGCCGGTAGTAACTAATTCGTCATTGCAGCTGCTATTGCGTCAGTCTCCGGCAGCTATAGAAACAATTTCTGACACCTTTTTTCTAACTGATCAGGAAAAGTTTCTCTTATTGGAAAGTGGGGTTGGAGAAGGAATTCTTTTTGCGGGAGCAAAGCATGTTGCAATAAAAGTTATTGCTTCATATCCTGAAGATC